A stretch of the Synechocystis sp. PCC 7338 genome encodes the following:
- a CDS encoding DEAD/DEAH box helicase codes for MTNTLTSTFADLGLSEKRCQLLADIGFESPTPIQTEAIPLLLSGRDMLAQSQTGTGKTAAFALPLMDRIDPEGDLQALILTPTRELAQQVAEAMKDFSHERRLFILNVYGGQSIERQIRSLERGVQIVVGTPGRVIDLIERKKLKLETIQWVVLDEADEMLSMGFIDDVKTILRKTPPTRQTACFSATMPREIKELVNQFLNDPALVTVKQTQSTPTRIEQQLYHVPRGWSKAKALQPILEMEDPESAIIFVRTKQTAADLTSRLQEAGHSVDEYHGNLSQSQRERLVHRFRDGKIKLVVATDIAARGLDVNNLSHVVNFDLPDNAETYIHRIGRTGRAGKTGKAIALVEPIDRRLLRSIENRLKQQIEVCTIPNRSQVEAKRIEKLQEQLKEALAGERMASFLPLVRELSDEYDAQAIAAAALQMIYDQSCPHWMKTDWEVPEVDFNKPVLRRNRGGGGGQNKGGGYQGKPGKPRRSSGGRRPAYSDRQQ; via the coding sequence ATGACTAATACCTTGACTAGTACTTTCGCCGACCTTGGTCTTTCTGAAAAACGTTGTCAACTCTTGGCCGACATTGGCTTTGAGTCTCCCACCCCAATTCAAACCGAAGCCATTCCCCTCCTGCTCAGCGGCCGGGATATGTTGGCCCAGTCCCAAACGGGTACTGGTAAAACCGCCGCCTTTGCACTGCCTTTGATGGATCGCATTGATCCTGAGGGAGATTTGCAAGCCTTGATTTTGACCCCCACCCGGGAGTTGGCCCAACAGGTGGCGGAAGCAATGAAGGACTTTTCCCACGAACGCCGTCTGTTTATTTTGAATGTGTATGGTGGCCAATCCATCGAGCGGCAAATTCGCAGCCTAGAACGCGGTGTACAGATTGTGGTAGGTACCCCAGGGCGCGTTATTGATTTAATTGAGCGCAAAAAACTGAAATTGGAAACCATCCAATGGGTAGTGCTAGATGAAGCGGACGAAATGCTGAGCATGGGCTTCATTGACGATGTGAAAACTATCCTGCGTAAAACTCCCCCCACCAGGCAAACCGCTTGTTTCTCTGCCACCATGCCCCGGGAAATTAAAGAATTGGTCAACCAATTTTTGAACGATCCCGCCCTAGTGACCGTCAAACAGACCCAATCCACCCCCACCCGCATTGAGCAACAGCTTTACCACGTGCCCCGGGGTTGGTCTAAGGCCAAAGCGTTGCAACCGATTTTGGAAATGGAAGATCCCGAATCCGCCATCATCTTTGTACGCACCAAACAAACCGCCGCTGACCTTACCAGTCGTTTGCAAGAAGCGGGCCATAGCGTGGATGAGTACCATGGCAACCTGAGCCAGTCCCAACGGGAGCGCTTGGTGCATCGTTTTCGGGATGGCAAAATTAAGCTGGTGGTGGCCACGGACATCGCCGCCCGGGGTTTGGATGTGAATAATCTCAGCCATGTGGTCAATTTTGATTTACCCGATAACGCTGAAACCTATATTCACCGCATTGGCCGCACCGGTCGGGCTGGTAAAACCGGCAAGGCGATCGCCCTGGTGGAACCCATTGACCGTCGTTTACTGCGCTCCATCGAAAATCGTCTCAAACAACAGATCGAAGTTTGTACGATCCCCAACCGCTCCCAGGTGGAAGCCAAACGAATCGAAAAACTCCAAGAACAACTCAAAGAAGCCCTAGCCGGTGAACGGATGGCCTCATTCCTCCCCCTAGTACGAGAATTGAGTGATGAGTATGATGCCCAGGCGATCGCCGCTGCGGCCCTGCAGATGATCTATGACCAGAGTTGTCCCCATTGGATGAAAACCGATTGGGAAGTGCCTGAAGTCGACTTCAACAAACCTGTCCTGCGTCGTAACCGTGGTGGTGGCGGTGGTCAAAATAAAGGTGGGGGCTACCAAGGTAAACCGGGTAAACCCCGTCGCTCCAGTGGTGGCCGTCGCCCTGCCTACAGCGATCGCCAACAGTAA
- the rimO gene encoding 30S ribosomal protein S12 methylthiotransferase RimO yields MGQTPTIAINHLGCEKNRIDSEHMLGLLVEAGYQVDANEELADYVIVNTCSFIQDARQESVRTLVELAEANKKIVISGCLAQHFQEQLLEEIPEAVAVVGTGDYQNIVDIIRQTEQGQRVKAISANPSFIADEHLPRYRTTNEAIAYLRVAEGCDYRCAFCIIPQLRGKQRSRPIESIAAEAQQLASQGVKELILISQITTNYGLDLYGEPKLAELLQALGKVDIPWIRIHYAYPTGLTPKVIEAIATTPNVLPYLDLPLQHSHPDILKAMNRPWQGQVNDDIIARLKTALPDAVLRTTFIVGFPGETEAHFQHLLDFVQRHQFDHVGVFTFSPEEGTAAFDLPNAVPEEVMGDRRDRLMALQQPISAQKNAACLGQTLDVLIEQENPSTGEFIGRATRFAPEVDGLVYVKGNANLNEIVPVVVTATDDYDLYGMTAEEARVF; encoded by the coding sequence ATGGGCCAAACGCCAACGATCGCCATTAACCACTTGGGTTGCGAAAAAAACCGGATCGATTCGGAACATATGCTGGGACTGCTGGTGGAAGCCGGCTACCAGGTGGATGCCAACGAAGAATTGGCCGACTACGTCATTGTTAATACCTGCAGCTTTATCCAAGATGCCCGCCAGGAATCGGTGCGAACCTTGGTGGAATTGGCTGAGGCCAACAAGAAAATTGTTATTTCCGGTTGCCTGGCCCAACATTTCCAAGAGCAACTGTTAGAGGAAATTCCTGAAGCGGTGGCCGTGGTGGGCACGGGGGATTACCAAAACATCGTCGATATTATCCGGCAAACGGAGCAGGGCCAACGGGTCAAAGCGATTTCTGCTAATCCTAGTTTCATTGCCGACGAACATTTACCCCGTTATCGCACCACCAACGAGGCGATCGCCTATCTGCGGGTAGCGGAAGGTTGTGATTATCGCTGTGCCTTTTGCATCATTCCCCAACTGCGGGGTAAGCAACGCTCCCGTCCCATCGAATCCATTGCGGCCGAAGCTCAACAATTGGCCAGCCAAGGAGTAAAGGAATTGATTCTCATCTCCCAGATCACCACCAATTATGGGTTGGATTTGTATGGGGAGCCAAAACTAGCGGAACTACTACAGGCCCTTGGTAAAGTGGATATTCCCTGGATTCGCATCCACTACGCCTATCCCACCGGTTTGACCCCCAAAGTGATTGAAGCGATCGCCACTACGCCCAATGTCCTGCCCTATCTGGATTTACCCCTGCAACATTCCCACCCCGACATTCTCAAAGCGATGAATCGTCCCTGGCAAGGTCAGGTCAATGACGACATTATTGCCAGGCTAAAAACCGCCCTTCCCGACGCAGTGTTACGTACCACCTTCATTGTGGGTTTTCCCGGGGAAACGGAGGCACATTTTCAGCACTTGTTAGACTTTGTCCAGCGCCATCAATTTGACCATGTGGGGGTCTTTACCTTTTCCCCAGAGGAAGGCACCGCCGCCTTTGACCTGCCCAACGCTGTGCCGGAAGAGGTAATGGGCGATCGCCGGGATCGGTTGATGGCCCTACAGCAACCCATTTCAGCCCAGAAAAATGCCGCCTGTTTAGGGCAGACCCTAGACGTACTGATTGAACAGGAAAATCCCAGCACCGGGGAATTCATCGGCCGGGCCACCCGCTTTGCTCCAGAGGTGGACGGATTGGTTTACGTCAAGGGCAATGCCAATTTGAATGAAATCGTCCCGGTCGTAGTCACTGCCACCGACGATTATGACCTGTACGGTATGACCGCCGAGGAGGCTAGGGTTTTTTAG
- a CDS encoding response regulator transcription factor, with translation MLVKYRLVGFPMATLEAPPHSLQHQEIPPSHRILVVEDEVSIRETIVLSLQEEGYEVHAVDDGRDALALLQEFSEDPGQAAVDLIILDIMLPQVNGLDVCRSLRFGGDNTPILIVSAKGSEMEKVTGLEVGADDYITKPFSMKELVARCRAMIRRQGLAGNNIAPFRKFRDLVLYPQECRVLMRGEEVNLAPKEFRLLELFMSYPRRVWSREQLIEHIWGIDFMGDSKTVDVHIRWLREKLEQDPSQPEYLVTVRGFGYRFG, from the coding sequence ATGTTGGTTAAATACCGTCTAGTAGGTTTCCCAATGGCAACGCTAGAAGCCCCCCCCCATAGTCTCCAACACCAAGAAATTCCCCCCAGCCACCGTATTTTGGTTGTTGAAGATGAGGTTTCCATCCGTGAAACGATTGTTCTATCACTGCAGGAAGAAGGTTATGAAGTCCATGCGGTGGACGACGGACGCGACGCTTTAGCCCTGTTGCAAGAATTTAGCGAAGACCCCGGACAGGCCGCCGTTGACCTGATCATTTTGGATATCATGCTTCCCCAGGTAAACGGTTTAGACGTATGTCGTAGTTTGCGCTTTGGTGGCGATAACACTCCGATTTTAATTGTCAGTGCCAAAGGCAGTGAAATGGAAAAAGTAACCGGCTTGGAAGTAGGGGCCGATGACTACATCACTAAGCCCTTTAGCATGAAAGAATTAGTAGCCCGTTGCCGTGCCATGATCCGTCGCCAAGGCTTGGCCGGTAACAACATTGCCCCATTCCGCAAATTTCGGGATTTGGTGCTTTATCCCCAGGAATGCCGGGTGTTAATGCGGGGGGAAGAAGTCAATCTGGCCCCGAAGGAATTTCGTCTGTTGGAATTGTTCATGAGCTATCCCCGCCGAGTCTGGTCTAGGGAACAGTTAATCGAACACATTTGGGGCATTGATTTTATGGGAGATAGCAAAACGGTTGATGTCCATATCCGTTGGCTGCGGGAAAAGCTGGAACAGGACCCCAGTCAACCAGAATACTTAGTTACAGTGCGGGGTTTCGGCTATCGTTTTGGTTGA
- the rnhA gene encoding ribonuclease HI, translating into MASTPKSVILYTDGACSMNPGPGGYGAVILYDDGRREELSAGYKMTTNNRMEIMGAIAALSHLPEPSQVLLYTDSRYMVDAMSKGWAKKWKAKGWQRNAKEKAKNPDLWEIMLALCEKHRVTFEWVKAHAGNKENERCDRLAVAAYQNNPSLVDEGFGKF; encoded by the coding sequence ATGGCCTCCACCCCAAAATCCGTAATCCTCTACACCGATGGCGCTTGTTCCATGAATCCTGGCCCCGGTGGCTATGGCGCAGTAATTCTCTACGATGATGGTCGTCGGGAGGAACTATCCGCCGGTTATAAAATGACCACCAATAACCGAATGGAAATTATGGGGGCGATCGCCGCTTTGAGTCACTTACCGGAACCATCCCAGGTATTGCTCTACACCGATTCCCGCTATATGGTCGATGCCATGAGCAAGGGTTGGGCCAAGAAATGGAAGGCCAAAGGATGGCAAAGAAATGCCAAGGAAAAGGCCAAAAACCCCGACCTGTGGGAAATCATGTTAGCGCTGTGTGAAAAACACCGAGTTACATTTGAGTGGGTCAAAGCCCACGCTGGCAACAAGGAAAATGAACGGTGCGATCGCCTAGCGGTGGCCGCCTATCAAAATAACCCAAGCCTAGTAGACGAGGGCTTCGGCAAATTCTAG
- a CDS encoding GspE/PulE family protein, translated as MVLPSDSPEFSLSPFEQALIEAGYLSLSQIHQALMEARRTGIALPTLVETILGESLPDELHRQYQAQQRFALSVIHGVKFFDQHQLMTLANTEAIASLLNRYFPFPICRQYGFLPLHYREDPGALLVVMVDPSDREASQFLQRQLAPHCLTLRRRGVTREDFDNLIDQLYHDPEVQAVLSAHDQTAIAENPYDGRETVVEVTEIIEDLPQQIAALQNTPPVAPPTAPPVIAVEENIPVPTSDTKAEGPEVKLANKILILGLREGASEIHIDPQDNRVLVRIRQGGNLRMLLEPLPRELGPKLVTRLKTMTHLDTSQTNVPQKARIRKSYNGQSVFFYVNILPSFYGEKVLVRVVPSLEKLPDFDQLCGDRQGQESLQKLAQQSQGLVVVVGAAYGGKTTTMEAFLAKQLEQERAVALVSDPLVHIYRDINQLEVNLQKDFTGEKAVQSLQEQFPPVVAVDPLEDRETAQALTEALNQGSLVFTSVIAKDVPSAIAQLQAWFEPAVLGQHLKGIVSQRLVRRVCPACRLKGEVTAEEQQRFGLPPGPIYRANSLSVELMAQPMIKSRLCRQCHGLGYAGMTGVFEVVPVTPELQQLVSGPCSHEEIINGLNQAGIASPARTAITLVSQGVTTLEEVNRLFPQLPRQLSPQTSPTAASITTPSPVAPPVSQPNPGETVPPNDQWWQRLQQLEKSVQELNFALADLKKMAGDRHSAPRPHTAPPHPLSTSGSNLDLMAELQALEDLSAHKKPKVKNRHDQDITVMEGFDKIEELLIDELDPPSAAPPNAGEETFIAEEETNSPEQGKLNPFKSVIDPW; from the coding sequence ATGGTCTTACCCTCCGATTCCCCCGAATTTAGCCTTTCCCCCTTTGAGCAAGCCTTAATTGAAGCGGGTTATCTTTCCCTTTCCCAAATTCATCAGGCTTTAATGGAGGCTCGCCGCACCGGCATTGCTCTGCCGACGTTGGTGGAAACAATATTGGGGGAATCTTTGCCCGATGAACTACATCGTCAGTACCAAGCTCAACAACGGTTTGCCCTCTCGGTGATCCATGGGGTGAAATTTTTTGACCAACATCAGTTGATGACCCTGGCCAACACCGAGGCGATCGCCAGTTTATTGAACCGTTACTTTCCCTTCCCCATCTGCCGTCAGTATGGTTTTTTACCCCTGCATTACCGGGAAGATCCCGGCGCACTGTTAGTGGTGATGGTGGACCCCAGCGATAGGGAAGCGAGTCAATTTTTACAACGGCAATTGGCTCCCCATTGTCTTACGTTGCGGCGGCGGGGGGTAACCAGGGAAGACTTTGACAATTTAATTGATCAGCTTTACCACGATCCGGAAGTGCAGGCTGTTCTCAGTGCTCATGACCAAACTGCGATCGCCGAAAATCCCTACGATGGCAGGGAAACGGTGGTGGAAGTGACGGAAATAATTGAGGACTTACCCCAACAAATCGCCGCTCTACAGAATACTCCCCCGGTTGCTCCCCCCACTGCCCCGCCGGTAATTGCCGTGGAGGAAAACATACCTGTTCCGACCTCAGATACCAAAGCCGAAGGGCCAGAAGTTAAATTAGCCAATAAGATTCTTATACTGGGCTTACGGGAAGGGGCCAGCGAAATTCATATTGATCCCCAGGATAATCGGGTGCTAGTGCGGATTCGCCAGGGCGGTAATCTGCGTATGTTGCTCGAACCCTTACCCAGGGAATTGGGGCCAAAATTGGTCACTAGGTTGAAAACTATGACCCATTTGGACACCAGCCAGACCAATGTGCCTCAAAAGGCTCGCATCCGCAAAAGCTATAACGGCCAGTCGGTATTTTTCTACGTCAATATTCTCCCCAGTTTTTATGGCGAAAAAGTACTGGTGCGAGTGGTGCCTTCCCTAGAAAAATTGCCCGATTTTGACCAACTTTGTGGCGATCGCCAGGGACAGGAAAGTTTGCAAAAATTAGCCCAGCAATCCCAAGGTTTAGTGGTGGTGGTTGGGGCGGCCTATGGCGGCAAAACTACCACCATGGAAGCTTTTTTGGCAAAACAGTTGGAACAGGAGCGTGCCGTCGCCCTGGTGTCCGATCCCCTGGTTCATATCTATAGGGACATTAATCAGCTAGAGGTTAATCTTCAAAAGGACTTTACCGGCGAGAAGGCAGTGCAGTCCCTCCAGGAGCAGTTCCCCCCAGTGGTGGCAGTGGATCCCTTGGAAGATCGAGAAACGGCCCAGGCCTTGACCGAGGCCCTCAACCAAGGAAGTTTAGTTTTCACCTCTGTCATTGCCAAAGATGTGCCCTCGGCGATCGCTCAACTGCAAGCATGGTTTGAACCGGCGGTACTGGGGCAACACCTCAAGGGCATTGTTTCCCAGCGACTAGTGCGGCGGGTGTGTCCGGCCTGTCGTTTGAAGGGGGAGGTGACAGCGGAAGAGCAACAGCGTTTTGGTCTACCTCCGGGCCCTATTTATCGGGCTAACAGTTTGAGTGTGGAGTTAATGGCCCAACCCATGATCAAAAGTCGCCTCTGTCGGCAGTGCCATGGCCTGGGTTACGCTGGTATGACAGGGGTATTTGAAGTGGTGCCGGTCACGCCTGAACTCCAACAGTTGGTCAGTGGCCCCTGCTCCCATGAAGAAATTATCAACGGTCTTAATCAAGCTGGTATTGCCAGTCCTGCCCGGACGGCGATTACCCTAGTGAGTCAGGGAGTCACCACCCTTGAAGAAGTAAATCGACTTTTTCCCCAACTGCCCCGACAACTATCACCCCAAACCTCCCCCACTGCGGCTAGTATTACCACTCCCTCCCCAGTTGCACCCCCCGTAAGTCAACCCAACCCAGGAGAAACTGTGCCCCCCAACGACCAATGGTGGCAACGTCTGCAACAACTGGAAAAATCTGTCCAAGAGCTTAACTTTGCCCTGGCAGATTTGAAAAAAATGGCTGGCGATCGCCATTCTGCCCCCCGACCCCATACCGCTCCCCCCCATCCCCTCTCTACTTCTGGCTCCAACTTAGACCTGATGGCGGAATTGCAAGCCCTGGAGGATTTATCCGCCCACAAAAAGCCCAAGGTGAAGAATAGGCATGACCAGGACATCACCGTCATGGAAGGCTTTGATAAAATTGAAGAATTATTAATTGATGAATTGGACCCACCGTCCGCCGCTCCCCCCAATGCCGGGGAAGAAACCTTCATTGCGGAAGAAGAAACCAATTCCCCAGAACAAGGTAAACTCAATCCGTTCAAGTCCGTGATTGACCCTTGGTAA
- the queD gene encoding 6-carboxytetrahydropterin synthase QueD, whose protein sequence is MWIIYKEFSFEAAHQLPHHEGKCRRLHGHSFRGRVYVASDRLKTTGSETGMVMDFSVLKAHLDPLVKNYLDHYYLNESLGLESPTSEAIAAWIFAKLEEAGVPGLHSVEVLETCTSAARYFSPRLSTFL, encoded by the coding sequence ATGTGGATTATTTATAAGGAGTTTTCCTTTGAGGCGGCCCACCAATTGCCCCACCATGAAGGAAAATGTCGGCGTTTACATGGCCATAGTTTTCGGGGCCGGGTTTACGTGGCTAGCGATCGCCTGAAAACCACTGGTTCAGAAACGGGTATGGTGATGGATTTTAGTGTGCTCAAAGCCCATTTGGACCCCCTGGTGAAAAACTACCTCGACCATTATTACCTCAACGAAAGTCTCGGCCTGGAAAGCCCCACCAGTGAGGCGATCGCCGCCTGGATCTTTGCCAAGTTAGAAGAAGCTGGAGTGCCGGGGTTACATTCGGTTGAAGTGCTGGAAACCTGTACCTCTGCCGCCCGTTACTTTTCGCCCCGCCTGTCCACATTTCTCTGA
- the gmhA gene encoding D-sedoheptulose 7-phosphate isomerase, whose amino-acid sequence MSEWVEQRLQSLAKAFDQSYCGAIEAVVDLICQRFQAGNKLLICGNGGSAADAQHLAAEFVGRFYFNRQALPAIALTANSSILTSVSNDYTYDIVFSRQVEALGQPGDILWGLSTSGKSANVLHALKCAKDKGLHTIGMAGNNGGLFQEFADYPLFIADKNTPCIQEVHLMTYHHICEQVESRLFAQKSVGVKV is encoded by the coding sequence ATGTCTGAATGGGTTGAACAGCGTTTACAGTCCCTTGCCAAAGCTTTTGACCAATCCTATTGCGGAGCCATTGAGGCCGTGGTAGACCTGATTTGCCAAAGATTTCAGGCGGGCAACAAATTGCTCATCTGCGGTAACGGGGGATCCGCCGCCGACGCCCAACACCTGGCCGCTGAGTTTGTCGGCCGCTTCTATTTCAACCGCCAAGCCCTACCAGCGATCGCCTTAACGGCCAACAGTTCTATCCTCACCTCCGTCAGCAACGACTATACCTACGACATTGTTTTTTCCAGGCAGGTGGAAGCCTTGGGGCAACCGGGGGACATTCTTTGGGGTTTATCCACTTCTGGCAAATCGGCCAATGTGCTCCATGCGCTGAAATGCGCTAAAGATAAGGGTTTACACACCATTGGCATGGCTGGTAATAACGGCGGTTTATTCCAGGAATTTGCCGACTATCCCCTCTTCATTGCCGATAAAAATACCCCTTGCATCCAAGAAGTGCATTTGATGACCTACCACCACATCTGTGAACAGGTGGAATCTCGCCTCTTTGCCCAAAAATCCGTTGGAGTTAAGGTTTAG
- a CDS encoding HAD-IIIA family hydrolase: MSALRKALFLDRDGVIINYIPYLGKPEQVQLPPGAGSALVQWQKAGYLLIVITNQAGIGRGYFDHGDVGSVHGKIQHEYGKEGVKFTDFFLCPHRPDEGCKCRKPSPEMLLRAADQYQISLQESYFIGDAPSDVGAAIAAGCQPVVLLTGRGQETCQQLDKFASQLAGPIPVFANLGETVSLLASPSSE, translated from the coding sequence TTGAGTGCCCTCCGCAAAGCCCTATTCCTCGACCGTGACGGCGTCATCATCAACTACATTCCCTACCTGGGTAAACCGGAGCAGGTACAGTTACCTCCGGGGGCGGGATCAGCTTTAGTCCAGTGGCAAAAAGCCGGTTATTTGTTGATTGTGATCACCAACCAAGCGGGCATTGGCCGGGGTTATTTTGACCATGGTGACGTGGGGTCGGTGCATGGCAAAATTCAACATGAGTATGGCAAAGAGGGAGTAAAGTTCACCGATTTTTTCCTTTGTCCCCACCGTCCCGATGAGGGCTGTAAATGCCGTAAACCTTCCCCCGAAATGCTGTTGCGGGCGGCGGATCAGTACCAAATTTCTCTCCAAGAGTCCTACTTTATTGGTGATGCCCCCAGTGACGTTGGCGCGGCCATTGCCGCCGGTTGCCAACCAGTGGTGCTACTAACAGGCCGGGGCCAGGAAACCTGTCAGCAGTTGGATAAATTTGCGTCGCAATTGGCGGGGCCGATTCCCGTCTTTGCCAATCTGGGGGAAACTGTTAGTCTGCTGGCTTCCCCTTCAAGTGAATGA
- a CDS encoding glycosyltransferase has translation MNSDDSKDQPLFVSLIPHLMRGQGHIVPYHGAVRRSVECLGWQYQAWVPQDTDPNLEEIGDRLHRVLLPEDLEAEGSMVAKLTRLPKAMECGNVLAQQLKPLLNNGENRPVILFLERFIHFQLFAVWWGLRQLSPPARQRLHFWILYRRDVHLDQTRSLYHGLHQRLRKLLPPPQCQFLTDSEPLGRSLQDYFRQPFTVMPIPHTDFAEVVPLSIQADPILCWWPGAPREEKGWSVMRSLVSSPWHNSPKLQIIAAVASGLKSNSEGIEVHLIGDRLTRGEYTNWLNKAQIILLPYDPEAYAERTSGIFTEAIIAERIPLASPGTWMARELNQYGLNSLVMDWQTPSQGWTEIAQRLADPTIHQQLAAMAQAYRRHHSLENYAKTLQEVWLSRHNGNMEVNNM, from the coding sequence ATGAACTCTGACGATTCCAAGGATCAACCCCTATTTGTTTCCCTCATCCCCCACCTAATGAGAGGGCAAGGCCATATTGTGCCCTACCACGGGGCAGTGCGGCGATCGGTGGAGTGTTTGGGCTGGCAGTATCAAGCTTGGGTTCCCCAGGATACAGATCCGAATTTGGAGGAAATTGGCGATCGCCTCCATAGAGTTCTTCTGCCGGAGGATTTGGAAGCGGAGGGTAGTATGGTGGCCAAGCTAACCCGTCTTCCTAAGGCGATGGAGTGTGGCAATGTCTTGGCCCAACAGTTAAAACCGTTGCTGAACAATGGAGAAAACAGACCAGTTATCTTATTTTTGGAACGTTTTATTCATTTTCAACTCTTTGCTGTGTGGTGGGGACTGCGGCAATTGTCTCCCCCGGCTCGCCAGCGACTACATTTTTGGATTCTCTACCGTCGGGATGTGCATTTAGACCAAACCCGTTCTCTTTACCATGGGCTCCACCAACGCTTAAGGAAATTATTGCCCCCGCCCCAGTGCCAATTTTTAACCGATAGTGAACCCCTCGGGCGATCGCTCCAGGATTATTTTCGTCAGCCTTTCACGGTGATGCCCATTCCCCACACGGATTTTGCTGAAGTGGTGCCCCTATCCATACAAGCTGATCCCATCCTCTGTTGGTGGCCCGGTGCCCCCAGGGAAGAAAAGGGCTGGTCGGTGATGCGCAGTTTAGTTTCATCACCTTGGCATAACTCACCCAAGCTGCAGATAATTGCGGCGGTCGCTTCCGGGTTAAAAAGCAACAGTGAAGGAATTGAAGTTCATTTAATTGGCGATCGCCTGACCAGGGGAGAATACACCAATTGGTTAAACAAAGCCCAAATCATTCTGTTACCCTACGATCCAGAGGCTTACGCAGAAAGAACTTCCGGCATTTTCACTGAAGCCATCATTGCGGAAAGAATACCGCTAGCGTCCCCCGGTACCTGGATGGCTAGGGAACTAAATCAGTACGGTCTCAACAGTTTAGTAATGGATTGGCAAACCCCATCCCAGGGGTGGACAGAAATTGCCCAAAGGCTGGCCGACCCCACCATTCATCAGCAGCTAGCAGCCATGGCCCAAGCCTACCGTCGACACCATAGCCTGGAAAATTACGCTAAAACCCTGCAAGAAGTCTGGCTTTCCCGGCATAATGGAAACATGGAAGTTAACAATATGTAA
- a CDS encoding TRC40/GET3/ArsA family transport-energizing ATPase: MRVILMTGKGGVGKTSVAAATGLRCAELGHKTLVLSTDPAHSLADSFDMELGHEPRLVKENLWGAELDALMELEGNWGAVKRYITQVLQARGLDGVQAEELAILPGMDEIFGLVRMKRHYDEANYDVLIIDSAPTGTALRLLSLPEVGGWYMRRFYKPLQGMSVALRPLVEPLFRPIAGFSLPDKEVMDAPYEFYEQIEALEKVLTDNTQTSVRLVTNPEKMVLKESLRAHAYLSLYNVATDLIIANRILPDTIDDPFFQRWKSNQQVYKQEIYDNFHPLPVKEAPLFSEEMCGLAALERLKETLYKDEDPSQVYYKENTINIIQGNNNDYSLELYLPGIPKEQIQLNKTGDELNVRIGNHRRNLVLPQALAGLTPAGAKMEDDYLKIRFAEAVKR; this comes from the coding sequence ATGCGCGTAATTCTGATGACAGGTAAAGGAGGGGTTGGCAAAACCTCCGTAGCGGCGGCTACCGGCCTCCGTTGTGCGGAATTAGGCCATAAGACCCTGGTTCTGAGTACCGATCCGGCCCATTCCCTCGCTGACAGTTTTGATATGGAGTTGGGCCATGAGCCTCGCCTTGTGAAAGAAAATCTCTGGGGAGCGGAATTGGATGCCTTGATGGAGTTGGAAGGTAACTGGGGGGCAGTTAAGCGTTACATTACCCAAGTGCTACAGGCCCGGGGTTTAGACGGGGTACAAGCGGAGGAACTGGCCATTCTGCCCGGCATGGATGAAATTTTTGGCCTGGTGCGGATGAAGCGCCACTACGATGAAGCCAATTACGATGTACTGATTATCGATTCTGCCCCCACAGGTACTGCCCTACGTTTGCTCAGTTTGCCGGAGGTGGGAGGTTGGTATATGCGGCGTTTTTATAAGCCTTTGCAGGGCATGTCCGTGGCCCTGAGGCCGTTGGTGGAACCCCTATTTAGACCGATCGCCGGTTTTTCTTTGCCGGACAAGGAAGTGATGGATGCTCCCTACGAATTTTATGAACAAATCGAAGCATTGGAAAAGGTGCTAACGGATAATACCCAAACTTCTGTGCGTCTAGTGACTAATCCCGAAAAAATGGTGCTGAAGGAATCATTGCGGGCCCATGCCTATCTAAGTTTGTACAATGTGGCCACAGATTTGATCATTGCTAACCGGATTTTGCCAGATACCATTGATGATCCTTTCTTTCAACGGTGGAAAAGTAACCAACAAGTCTATAAACAGGAAATTTACGACAATTTCCATCCTCTGCCGGTGAAGGAAGCGCCCTTATTCTCCGAAGAAATGTGTGGCCTAGCTGCTCTAGAAAGACTAAAAGAAACCTTGTATAAAGATGAGGATCCTTCCCAGGTTTATTACAAAGAAAATACCATTAATATTATCCAAGGTAACAATAACGACTACAGCCTAGAACTTTACCTACCGGGCATTCCCAAGGAACAAATTCAACTCAATAAAACCGGGGATGAATTAAATGTCCGCATTGGCAACCATCGCCGCAACCTAGTGCTCCCCCAGGCCCTGGCTGGACTGACCCCTGCTGGAGCGAAAATGGAGGATGATTACCTCAAAATCAGGTTTGCTGAAGCGGTTAAACGGTAA